One genomic region from Clostridium saccharobutylicum DSM 13864 encodes:
- a CDS encoding ABC transporter permease, whose product MVLGFCQFLKDLIKDRELLFRLSINDFKAKYAGSIFGIIWAFVQPLITILVFWFVFEMGFKSVPIDNFPFILWFVPAYIPWIFFNDILMSTSNCLYEYNYLVKKVKFRVSILPIMKIVSAFFVHIFFVLFIFLIFGMYGYGINAYFFQSFYYTFALIVFCMGLSWAVSALSVFFKDMTQLISVILQIGFWITPIFWNADKMDSWIGKLLKINPIYYIIRGYRDSFLYGVPFWHRINTSIYFWMVTIILFVFGTLIFKKLRPHLADEL is encoded by the coding sequence ATGGTTTTAGGATTTTGTCAGTTCTTAAAAGATCTGATTAAAGATAGAGAATTATTATTTAGATTATCAATTAATGATTTTAAAGCAAAATATGCAGGTTCTATATTTGGGATTATATGGGCATTTGTTCAACCTTTAATTACAATTTTAGTGTTTTGGTTTGTTTTTGAAATGGGATTTAAATCAGTTCCCATTGATAATTTTCCATTTATCTTATGGTTTGTGCCTGCATATATTCCTTGGATTTTCTTTAATGATATTTTAATGTCTACTTCTAATTGTTTATATGAATATAACTATTTAGTTAAGAAAGTAAAATTTAGAGTTAGTATTTTGCCAATTATGAAGATAGTATCAGCCTTTTTTGTACATATATTTTTTGTTTTATTCATATTTTTGATATTTGGAATGTATGGATATGGAATCAATGCATATTTTTTTCAATCCTTTTATTATACATTTGCACTTATAGTATTTTGTATGGGATTATCCTGGGCTGTATCTGCACTTTCAGTATTTTTTAAAGATATGACACAATTAATATCAGTAATTTTACAAATTGGTTTTTGGATTACACCTATTTTCTGGAATGCGGATAAAATGGATTCTTGGATTGGTAAGCTATTAAAAATAAATCCTATTTATTATATTATTAGAGGTTATAGAGATAGTTTTCTTTATGGAGTACCATTTTGGCATAGAATAAATACATCAATTTATTTTTGGATGGTAACTATTATTTTATTTGTTTTTGGAACTTTAATTTTTAAAAAATTAAGACCTCATTTAGCAGATGAATTATAA
- a CDS encoding glycosyltransferase: protein MKKILFVASTLSHIENFHMPYIKYFKEHGYNVHVIGKANNKSELKCIDKIIPVPFQKNMFSIKNFSNAIKISKIIKSENYDIISLHTTLAAFFTRLGIMLSFNKPNLVINTVHGYLFDNNSSFIKKIIMVMAEKITKCVTDTIIVMNRDDYKIAQKHKLYRNNIYSIDGMGINLSSYSPISYEDKIALRKKHHFSINDFFLIYVAEFSKRKNQKFIINTVDKLVKDGYTNIKLLLLGDGILLDELKTYTKELGINNNVFFIGYTKDTCTYYQMADICVSSSRIEGLPFNIMEAMCVGLPIVASNVKGHKDLVIPNENGFLFEYDNDSEFYTYIKTIYDSKEIQYKMSNKSLDLVENYSINNILPKTINIILNEYKSHI from the coding sequence ATGAAGAAAATACTTTTTGTAGCATCAACCTTATCGCATATAGAAAACTTTCATATGCCATATATAAAATACTTTAAAGAACATGGTTATAATGTACATGTTATAGGAAAAGCTAATAATAAATCTGAACTTAAATGTATTGATAAAATTATACCTGTTCCTTTTCAAAAAAATATGTTTTCTATTAAAAATTTTTCTAATGCAATAAAAATCAGTAAAATAATCAAATCAGAAAATTATGATATTATAAGTCTTCATACTACACTTGCAGCTTTCTTTACTAGACTAGGTATAATGTTATCTTTCAACAAACCCAATCTAGTAATAAATACTGTTCATGGATATTTATTTGACAATAACAGTTCATTTATAAAAAAAATAATTATGGTTATGGCCGAAAAAATCACCAAATGTGTTACTGATACTATAATCGTAATGAATCGTGATGATTATAAAATTGCACAAAAACACAAACTTTACAGAAATAATATATACTCAATAGATGGTATGGGAATAAATTTATCATCTTATTCTCCTATATCATATGAAGATAAAATTGCTTTAAGAAAAAAACATCACTTTTCAATTAATGATTTCTTCCTAATATATGTAGCCGAATTTTCTAAACGCAAAAATCAAAAATTTATTATAAATACAGTAGATAAACTAGTAAAAGATGGTTACACAAATATTAAGTTATTATTACTTGGCGATGGAATATTGTTAGATGAATTAAAAACTTATACTAAAGAATTAGGAATTAATAATAATGTATTCTTTATTGGTTATACAAAAGATACATGTACATACTATCAAATGGCTGATATATGTGTTTCATCTAGCAGAATTGAAGGATTGCCATTTAACATTATGGAAGCTATGTGCGTTGGTCTTCCTATAGTTGCATCTAATGTAAAAGGCCACAAAGATTTAGTAATTCCAAACGAAAACGGATTTCTCTTTGAATACGATAATGATTCTGAATTTTATACATATATAAAAACAATATATGATAGTAAAGAAATCCAATACAAAATGTCTAATAAAAGTTTAGATTTAGTTGAAAATTATTCTATAAATAATATTTTACCAAAGACAATTAATATTATTTTAAATGAGTATAAGTCACATATATAA
- a CDS encoding undecaprenyl-phosphate glucose phosphotransferase produces MIKENQTFLNQINAISDIIILFISMILAYFIRFHIFSSNTDYIRLFTYIQFTVVIIPINLIIFYFFNLYHSFRTTAFINECIKIIKSNTILIAILLSLLFVLKLVHISRLVLVIFYFVNILLIISKRLILRKILSMFREKGLNLKHVLIIGAGEVANEYLNVIKTNKSYGYSYSGYVANNSDFQGKKLGNYHDLLNVLYEYKPDEVICALDISDSKYLENIVSDCEKSGTKISIIPFCYKYIPSKPYIDQIGSIPLINLRRIPLDNLGNAFIKRALDIIGSLVLLILVSPIMIITSIIIKCTSKGPIIFKQNRVGLNKKIFTMYKFRSMKVNCSEKTGWTTNNDPRKTKFGSFIRKFSIDELPQFLNVLKGDMSLVGPRPELPHFVETFKDEIPLYMVKHQVKPGITGLAQIKGYRGDTSIKKRIQYDIYYIENWNILMDITILLQTAFKGFKNSEKLATSSSNQTTTNNGVKL; encoded by the coding sequence ATGATAAAAGAAAATCAAACATTTTTAAATCAAATCAATGCTATTTCAGATATTATAATTCTATTTATATCAATGATATTAGCGTATTTCATTCGTTTTCATATATTTTCATCTAATACAGATTACATTAGGTTATTTACGTATATTCAATTTACTGTCGTTATAATTCCTATAAATTTGATTATATTTTATTTTTTTAATTTATATCATTCATTTAGAACTACAGCTTTTATCAATGAATGTATTAAAATTATTAAATCAAATACAATTCTTATAGCAATTTTGTTGTCTTTATTGTTTGTATTAAAATTAGTTCATATTTCTAGATTAGTTCTTGTAATTTTCTATTTTGTAAATATTCTTTTAATAATCTCTAAAAGATTAATTTTAAGAAAAATTCTTTCAATGTTTAGAGAAAAGGGACTAAATTTAAAGCATGTGCTTATTATCGGTGCTGGTGAAGTTGCTAATGAATATTTAAATGTTATTAAAACTAATAAGAGCTATGGTTATAGTTATTCTGGATATGTAGCTAACAATTCAGATTTTCAAGGCAAAAAACTTGGTAATTATCATGACTTATTAAATGTATTATATGAGTACAAGCCTGATGAAGTTATTTGTGCTCTAGATATATCTGATTCAAAATATCTAGAAAATATAGTTTCAGATTGTGAAAAAAGTGGTACTAAAATTTCAATTATTCCATTTTGCTATAAATACATTCCAAGTAAACCTTACATAGATCAAATTGGAAGCATTCCTCTTATTAATCTTAGAAGAATTCCTTTAGACAATTTAGGAAATGCTTTTATAAAAAGAGCACTAGATATAATAGGTTCACTTGTCTTATTAATATTAGTCAGTCCAATTATGATTATTACCTCTATTATAATTAAATGTACTTCAAAAGGCCCTATTATTTTTAAACAGAATCGTGTAGGCTTAAACAAAAAAATATTTACAATGTACAAATTTAGATCAATGAAAGTTAATTGTTCGGAAAAAACTGGTTGGACTACAAATAATGATCCTAGAAAAACTAAATTTGGTTCTTTTATTCGTAAATTTTCAATTGATGAATTACCTCAATTTTTAAATGTTTTAAAAGGTGATATGAGCTTAGTAGGCCCTCGACCTGAACTTCCTCACTTTGTTGAAACCTTTAAAGATGAAATACCTCTTTATATGGTTAAACATCAAGTAAAGCCAGGAATAACTGGACTAGCCCAAATTAAAGGTTATCGAGGAGATACATCTATTAAGAAAAGAATTCAATATGACATATATTATATCGAAAATTGGAACATACTAATGGACATAACTATATTACTTCAAACTGCTTTTAAGGGATTTAAAAATAGTGAAAAATTAGCAACAAGCAGCAGCAACCAAACTACAACTAATAATGGAGTAAAATTATGA
- a CDS encoding ABC transporter ATP-binding protein encodes MSVINVENVKKVYPLYNNKKDRLKEAFSISGKKYHKDFYALNDISFQIEKGECVGLIGLNGSGKSTILKILAGVLTQSEGKIDIEGKVSALLELGAGFNPEYTGFENIYLNAMMMGFSKKETDEKLQDILDFADIGEFINQPVKVYSSGMFVRLAFAIAINVEPDILIVDEALSVGDVFFQQKCYKKIKELAGKSTVLIVSHDLNAMTKFCKRIIVMNKGNLEFDGEPNEAITQYFRIKQGQVKENLSLTSNKSNEVLNLEDYKIPKQNEYSGKMDVIIEKYFYSINDEPFAEYCQRDDEIHISLIVDSNKDIDDLIVGYQTRDKYGNEVFGQTSLTSEVEQFQLEKGKNIISFKVTWPEIREGDYFITLGIGEGIDVLNQTEECWINNAIHVVASTIGKTIFGVFNNSIEDYTIERVK; translated from the coding sequence TTGAGTGTAATTAATGTAGAGAATGTGAAGAAAGTATATCCTTTATATAATAATAAAAAAGATAGATTAAAAGAAGCTTTTTCTATATCAGGAAAAAAGTATCATAAAGATTTTTATGCTTTAAATGATATAAGTTTTCAGATAGAAAAGGGTGAATGTGTTGGATTAATTGGATTAAATGGTTCAGGAAAATCTACTATTTTAAAAATTTTAGCTGGAGTATTAACACAAAGTGAAGGAAAAATAGATATTGAAGGAAAGGTTTCAGCATTGTTAGAGCTAGGAGCAGGATTTAACCCAGAGTACACAGGGTTTGAAAATATATATCTTAATGCAATGATGATGGGATTTTCAAAGAAAGAAACTGATGAAAAATTGCAAGATATATTAGACTTTGCAGATATTGGAGAATTTATAAATCAACCTGTAAAAGTATATTCATCAGGAATGTTTGTAAGGCTGGCATTTGCCATAGCAATTAATGTAGAGCCAGATATTCTAATCGTAGATGAAGCTTTAAGTGTTGGAGATGTATTCTTTCAACAAAAATGTTATAAAAAAATAAAAGAATTAGCTGGTAAATCTACTGTATTGATTGTATCACATGATTTAAATGCAATGACAAAATTCTGTAAAAGAATTATTGTTATGAATAAAGGGAACTTAGAATTTGATGGTGAACCTAATGAAGCTATTACACAATACTTTAGAATTAAACAAGGACAAGTAAAAGAAAATTTATCATTAACTTCAAATAAATCAAATGAAGTACTTAATTTAGAAGATTATAAAATTCCGAAGCAGAATGAATATAGTGGGAAGATGGATGTAATTATTGAAAAATATTTTTACTCTATTAATGATGAGCCTTTTGCAGAATATTGCCAAAGGGATGATGAAATTCATATTTCACTTATAGTAGATTCTAATAAAGACATAGATGATTTAATTGTTGGTTATCAAACAAGAGATAAATATGGTAATGAAGTATTTGGGCAAACATCTTTAACATCAGAAGTGGAACAGTTTCAATTAGAAAAAGGAAAAAATATCATATCTTTTAAAGTTACATGGCCAGAAATAAGAGAAGGTGATTATTTTATTACTTTAGGAATTGGTGAAGGTATTGATGTTTTAAATCAAACCGAAGAGTGTTGGATTAATAATGCGATACATGTAGTTGCAAGTACAATTGGAAAAACAATTTTTGGAGTATTTAATAATTCTATTGAAGACTATACAATTGAAAGAGTAAAGTAA
- a CDS encoding O-antigen ligase family protein codes for MKTNSREKPINFFFPIAFILGIVPLIVRLTFIEPDSNLAKLYGTTKRSDLFSQRKALFLLIFAIILVGISVVFFKKIFDKKDKIVNSILISSGVFLLFTVASAILSPYKQQAFYGMYDRAEGLITIACYMIIFIYSIYTFKTTDNYNYIVIPILIVVAINSFLGFFQYIGQDLIKSDLGKLIVVPSEYTNISLTLSYEAGKLYGTLFHYNYVGSFVAIILPILFCIAIFEKYEIGYKLFACIGSLLSIWLLLGSTSRAGIIGLVMSIIFGAIIFGKLILKRRKQFLIGLGCIIIVAIIGNFATKGAIFARIPSLISDSFSVFKDTSDFDYREHSAVKDVKNTDTGAEITLANDTLKIGFENGNYVFKNSKDEIIQFVRTNDKDKSYKTDAQNFSNISLQFAKLAKTSSRADGVIVNIDNKTGFMFKLKPNNTIHLVDYSSGIDVDVVYPDTIGFKGKEKLGSMRGYIWARALPLLKQNILIGSGPDTFIFRFPQNDLIGKYYAYDTTNMVVDKPHNLYLQIALNEGVIALLAFLAVMIIYIVDSIKLYALKNEYDKDQILGIATCLGVIGYLFAGLFNDSVVSVAPIFWIVLGVGVAINFINRQKLKKICNKSL; via the coding sequence ATGAAAACTAATTCAAGAGAAAAACCTATTAATTTTTTCTTTCCAATTGCATTTATATTAGGAATCGTTCCTTTAATTGTTCGCTTAACTTTTATAGAACCCGATTCTAATCTTGCCAAGCTATATGGCACTACAAAACGAAGTGATTTATTTTCACAAAGAAAAGCTTTGTTTTTACTAATTTTTGCTATTATCTTGGTCGGAATTAGCGTTGTCTTCTTTAAAAAAATTTTTGACAAAAAAGATAAAATAGTTAATTCTATTTTAATTTCATCAGGTGTATTTTTACTATTCACTGTAGCTTCTGCAATATTATCACCATATAAGCAACAGGCTTTTTATGGTATGTATGATAGAGCTGAAGGTCTCATTACAATAGCCTGCTATATGATTATTTTTATCTATTCTATTTATACCTTCAAAACTACAGATAATTATAACTATATTGTTATTCCAATTCTAATCGTAGTTGCTATTAATTCATTTTTAGGTTTCTTTCAATATATAGGGCAAGACTTAATTAAAAGTGATCTAGGTAAGTTAATTGTTGTCCCTAGTGAATATACAAATATTTCTCTAACTTTGTCATATGAAGCTGGAAAGCTATATGGTACTTTATTTCATTATAACTATGTTGGTAGTTTTGTAGCGATTATATTACCAATATTATTTTGCATAGCTATATTTGAAAAGTATGAAATTGGATATAAACTATTTGCATGTATAGGAAGTTTACTTTCTATTTGGTTATTACTTGGAAGTACATCTCGTGCTGGAATAATTGGTCTTGTTATGTCAATAATTTTTGGTGCGATTATATTTGGAAAATTAATTTTAAAGAGAAGAAAACAATTTTTAATAGGTCTTGGTTGTATAATCATTGTAGCTATCATAGGTAACTTTGCAACTAAGGGAGCTATATTTGCAAGAATCCCTAGCTTAATATCCGATTCTTTTAGTGTTTTTAAAGACACAAGTGATTTTGATTATAGAGAACATTCGGCTGTTAAAGATGTAAAAAATACTGATACGGGTGCAGAAATAACATTAGCTAATGATACTTTAAAAATTGGTTTTGAAAATGGTAATTATGTATTCAAAAATTCAAAAGATGAAATTATACAGTTCGTTAGAACCAATGATAAAGATAAATCATATAAAACAGATGCACAAAATTTCTCAAATATTTCTTTACAATTTGCTAAACTTGCTAAAACATCAAGCAGAGCTGATGGTGTAATTGTAAATATTGATAATAAAACTGGATTTATGTTCAAGTTAAAACCGAATAATACCATTCATTTAGTAGATTATAGTAGTGGAATTGATGTTGACGTTGTTTATCCTGATACTATTGGATTTAAAGGTAAAGAAAAACTTGGTTCTATGAGAGGATATATTTGGGCAAGAGCACTTCCTTTATTAAAACAAAATATCTTAATTGGCAGTGGCCCTGATACTTTTATTTTCAGATTCCCTCAAAATGATTTAATTGGAAAATACTATGCTTATGATACAACTAATATGGTTGTCGATAAACCACATAATCTTTACCTACAAATAGCATTAAACGAAGGTGTAATTGCATTATTAGCATTTTTAGCTGTAATGATAATCTACATTGTTGACAGCATTAAATTATATGCTCTAAAAAATGAATATGATAAGGATCAAATTCTTGGTATAGCAACTTGCTTAGGTGTAATTGGATACTTGTTTGCTGGATTATTTAACGATTCAGTTGTAAGCGTTGCTCCAATATTTTGGATAGTTTTAGGTGTAGGAGTTGCAATTAACTTTATTAATAGACAAAAACTCAAAAAAATTTGTAATAAATCACTTTAA
- a CDS encoding glycosyltransferase family 2 protein, with translation MFLSIVVPVYNVETYLKRCLESILACKLTDYEVILVNDGSTDNSFNICLDFEKRYSEIKVINQKNGGLSNARNSGLKEAKGTYIAFIDSDDYIISENFSRVIEKLKNIRKKSIDIVVSDFFRVSQEEKIIDRINQIEGSEDLICDNSYMMKFLLPHGCFWNAWRFIFNRSFLQENKFQFKEGFLCEDIDFAVKTLLKSKNIVFYHNPYYCYKLGRENSIMNKVSIKFMYDYLTITKECMDLLHKNNEINFSYRMKTKLVVEYILNLATIYEVDKEHRKEAKDLFKQTQYILKMTEDKKCRQFNSVISLLGISPVAFVLFLLKKVRRTIRIWTRMFRKK, from the coding sequence GTGTTTCTAAGTATTGTTGTGCCGGTATATAATGTGGAAACTTATTTAAAGAGATGTTTAGAGAGTATACTAGCATGCAAATTGACAGATTATGAAGTGATTTTGGTGAATGATGGAAGCACAGATAATAGCTTTAATATTTGCTTGGACTTCGAAAAACGATATAGTGAGATTAAAGTTATAAATCAAAAAAATGGAGGGCTTTCTAATGCAAGGAACAGTGGACTTAAGGAAGCGAAAGGCACATATATTGCATTTATAGATAGCGATGATTATATTATAAGTGAAAATTTCTCAAGAGTTATAGAAAAGTTAAAAAATATAAGAAAAAAATCAATAGACATAGTAGTTAGTGATTTTTTTAGAGTTTCTCAAGAAGAAAAGATAATTGATAGAATTAATCAAATTGAGGGAAGTGAAGATCTAATTTGTGATAATTCATATATGATGAAATTTTTATTGCCTCATGGGTGTTTTTGGAATGCATGGCGTTTTATATTTAATAGAAGTTTTTTGCAAGAAAATAAATTTCAATTTAAAGAGGGATTTTTATGCGAAGATATTGATTTTGCTGTAAAAACCTTATTGAAATCTAAAAATATAGTTTTTTATCATAATCCTTATTATTGTTACAAATTAGGAAGAGAAAACTCTATAATGAATAAAGTTAGTATTAAGTTTATGTATGATTATCTTACAATTACAAAAGAATGTATGGATCTATTACATAAAAATAACGAGATAAATTTCTCATATAGAATGAAAACGAAACTAGTAGTAGAATATATTTTAAATTTAGCGACTATTTACGAAGTAGATAAAGAGCATAGAAAAGAAGCAAAAGATTTATTTAAGCAGACACAGTATATATTGAAGATGACAGAAGATAAGAAATGCAGACAATTTAATAGTGTAATTAGTTTATTAGGTATTTCGCCTGTAGCATTTGTATTATTTCTTTTAAAGAAAGTAAGGAGAACAATAAGGATATGGACAAGAATGTTTCGAAAAAAATAA
- a CDS encoding N-acetylmuramoyl-L-alanine amidase family protein, with protein sequence MKKNVIKIVALALAVSGAVTLAPTELNLGMKAAYAAETNSSELSSLKLETNSGSTIRCYDDKGYDSDDKVDSNDMKYDIQYYAKTNSKKIKVKIDGVNDKYVRVFTNDSSSSKGQKANKSISLDSSTTKLTVRVYSEEPDKDNPKYSDKENKLYDYTIKVKYTGNNNDNNDNDDDNDSSDYDDIYLDDLTLTYSGDDIDFDFDKETTSYDIKVKKDVSYVKVMAEPEDHDYKVRVNDSAVHEDDDYEKKVTLDEGKNTIKVKITNDDDERVYTLNITRGSSSSTNTSSDSTSTDDTTVVNANGWSIQNGQVCYLDENGNRKTGWLELESDWYYLSFDGVRKTGWQNINGNWYHMDEQGKMQTGWFKDWNGTWYYLKPYSDGTKGAMLHDTYVGGYRLGSDGAWVR encoded by the coding sequence ATGAAGAAAAATGTAATTAAAATTGTTGCACTTGCATTAGCTGTAAGTGGAGCAGTTACACTTGCGCCAACAGAATTAAATTTAGGAATGAAGGCAGCTTATGCAGCAGAGACTAATAGTAGTGAATTATCATCATTAAAACTTGAAACTAATAGCGGTAGCACTATTAGATGTTATGATGATAAGGGTTATGATTCAGATGATAAAGTAGATTCAAATGATATGAAATATGACATACAATATTATGCTAAAACCAATTCTAAAAAAATAAAGGTTAAGATAGATGGAGTTAATGATAAGTATGTAAGAGTATTTACTAATGATTCAAGCTCTAGTAAAGGTCAAAAAGCAAATAAATCTATTAGCTTAGATTCTAGTACTACTAAACTAACTGTAAGAGTATATAGTGAAGAACCAGATAAGGATAATCCCAAATATAGTGATAAAGAAAATAAGTTATATGACTACACTATTAAGGTAAAGTATACTGGTAATAATAATGATAATAATGATAATGATGATGACAATGATAGTAGTGATTATGATGATATTTATCTAGATGATTTAACTTTAACTTATTCTGGAGATGATATTGATTTTGACTTTGATAAAGAAACAACTTCATATGATATAAAAGTTAAAAAAGATGTTTCTTATGTAAAAGTTATGGCTGAACCAGAAGATCATGATTATAAAGTTAGAGTTAATGATAGCGCAGTACATGAAGATGATGATTATGAAAAGAAAGTAACTTTAGATGAAGGAAAAAATACAATTAAAGTAAAAATCACAAATGATGATGATGAAAGAGTTTATACTCTAAATATAACTAGAGGAAGTTCATCATCAACAAATACTTCATCGGATAGTACATCTACAGATGATACAACTGTAGTTAATGCAAATGGTTGGAGTATTCAAAATGGACAAGTATGCTATTTGGATGAAAATGGAAATAGGAAAACTGGTTGGTTAGAACTTGAAAGTGATTGGTATTATTTAAGTTTTGATGGAGTTAGAAAAACAGGTTGGCAAAATATAAACGGAAATTGGTATCACATGGATGAACAAGGAAAAATGCAAACTGGCTGGTTTAAAGATTGGAATGGAACTTGGTATTACTTAAAACCATACTCAGATGGAACTAAAGGAGCTATGTTACACGACACATATGTTGGTGGATATAGATTAGGATCTGATGGAGCATGGGTAAGATAA